Proteins encoded by one window of Enterobacter hormaechei subsp. xiangfangensis:
- a CDS encoding acyltransferase family protein, giving the protein MKQKALWINQIKGLCICLVVIYHSVITFYPHLDGLQHPLSGLLAKCWVYFNLYLAPFRMPVFFFISGYLIRRYIDEVNWRTSLDKRIWSIVWVLALWGVLQWQALTHLNAWLAPERELATASNAAYADSVSEFVLGMLTASTSLWYLYALVVYFTLCKLLSRWKLPMLGILALASIAINFLPLPWWGMNSVVRNMIYYSLGAWYGAQLMAWMKGMNLRRSWLVLIASGAVSVVLWFANVPLPLSLLSIVVIMKLFYSFEQRYAVHPNNLLNVIGSNTIAIYTTHRILIEAFSLLLIREMNAAYWPIWAELTLILVYPFISLLVCTLVGLGARKLSTALFGDLFFSPPARLSPQTATR; this is encoded by the coding sequence ATGAAACAAAAAGCATTATGGATTAACCAGATAAAAGGCCTGTGCATCTGCCTGGTGGTAATTTACCACTCGGTGATCACCTTTTATCCTCACCTTGACGGGCTACAGCATCCGTTATCGGGCCTGCTCGCCAAATGCTGGGTCTACTTTAATCTTTACCTTGCCCCGTTCCGTATGCCGGTGTTTTTCTTTATCTCCGGCTATTTGATCCGTCGTTATATCGACGAGGTGAACTGGCGCACCAGTCTCGACAAGCGGATCTGGAGCATCGTCTGGGTTTTGGCCCTGTGGGGCGTCCTGCAATGGCAGGCGCTGACCCATCTGAATGCCTGGCTCGCCCCCGAGCGAGAACTGGCGACAGCATCCAATGCGGCCTACGCCGATTCCGTTTCAGAGTTTGTACTGGGAATGCTCACGGCCAGCACCAGCCTGTGGTATTTGTACGCGTTAGTGGTCTACTTTACGCTCTGTAAGCTGCTGAGCCGCTGGAAACTGCCGATGCTGGGGATTCTGGCGCTGGCAAGCATCGCCATCAACTTCCTGCCGTTACCGTGGTGGGGAATGAACAGCGTGGTTCGCAACATGATCTACTACAGCCTCGGCGCATGGTACGGCGCGCAGTTGATGGCGTGGATGAAAGGGATGAATTTGCGCCGCAGCTGGCTGGTACTTATCGCCTCTGGCGCGGTGTCGGTAGTACTGTGGTTCGCTAATGTTCCTCTGCCGCTCTCACTGCTGTCGATCGTGGTCATCATGAAGCTCTTTTACAGCTTCGAGCAGCGTTATGCCGTTCATCCCAATAATCTGCTGAACGTCATCGGTTCAAACACCATCGCGATTTATACCACCCACCGCATTTTAATTGAGGCGTTTAGCCTGCTCCTGATTCGCGAAATGAATGCGGCGTACTGGCCGATCTGGGCGGAGTTAACGCTGATTCTGGTCTATCCGTTTATCAGCCTGCTCGTCTGCACGCTGGTTGGGCTGGGGGCACGTAAGCTCTCAACCGCCCTCTTTGGCGACCTTTTCTTCTCCCCTCCCGCGCGGCTTTCTCCACAGACTGCTACCCGTTAA
- the lolC gene encoding lipoprotein-releasing ABC transporter permease subunit LolC — protein sequence MYQPVALFIGLRYMRGRAADRFGRFVSWLSTIGITLGVMALVTVLSVMNGFERELQNNILGLMPQAVLSSTQGSVNPQQLPESAVKLQGVTRVAPLTTGDVVLQSARSVAVGVMLGIDPAQKDPLTPFLVNVKQTDLEAGKYNVILGEQLAGQLGVNRGDQLRVMVPSASQFTPMGRLPSQRLFNVIGTFAANSEVDGYQMLVNIQDASRLMRYPAGNITGWRLWLDAPLKVDTLSQQTLPEGTKWQDWRDRKGELFQAVRMEKNMMGLLLSLIVAVAAFNIITSLGLMVMEKQGEVAILQTQGLTPRQIMAVFMVQGASAGIIGALLGAALGALLASQLNNLMPIIGALLDGAALPVAIEPLQVVGIALAAMAIALLSTLYPSWRAAATQPAEALRYE from the coding sequence ATGTATCAACCTGTCGCACTCTTTATAGGCTTACGTTACATGCGTGGGCGCGCCGCGGACCGCTTCGGTCGCTTTGTCTCCTGGCTTTCGACTATTGGCATTACGCTTGGCGTGATGGCACTGGTGACGGTGCTTTCCGTCATGAACGGCTTCGAGCGCGAGCTGCAAAACAATATCCTGGGGCTCATGCCGCAGGCCGTTCTCTCTTCCACTCAGGGTTCCGTTAATCCGCAACAGCTGCCGGAAAGCGCGGTGAAGTTACAGGGTGTCACGCGCGTTGCGCCGCTCACGACGGGCGATGTGGTGCTGCAAAGCGCCCGTAGCGTGGCGGTCGGGGTGATGCTGGGTATCGATCCCGCGCAAAAAGATCCGCTGACGCCGTTCCTGGTCAATGTGAAACAAACCGACCTGGAAGCGGGTAAATACAACGTCATCCTCGGCGAGCAGCTTGCCGGGCAGCTCGGGGTCAACCGTGGCGATCAGCTGCGCGTGATGGTGCCGTCAGCCAGTCAGTTTACGCCGATGGGGCGTCTGCCAAGCCAGCGCCTGTTCAACGTGATTGGCACGTTTGCGGCGAACAGCGAAGTTGATGGTTACCAGATGCTGGTGAACATTCAGGACGCCTCGCGTCTGATGCGCTACCCCGCGGGAAATATTACCGGCTGGCGTCTGTGGCTTGATGCGCCGCTGAAGGTGGATACCCTCAGCCAGCAGACGCTACCGGAAGGGACGAAATGGCAGGACTGGCGCGACCGGAAAGGCGAACTGTTCCAGGCCGTGCGCATGGAGAAAAACATGATGGGGCTGCTGCTGAGCCTGATCGTGGCCGTTGCCGCGTTTAATATCATCACCTCGCTCGGGCTGATGGTGATGGAGAAGCAAGGCGAAGTCGCCATTCTGCAAACCCAGGGGCTGACTCCGCGCCAGATCATGGCGGTATTTATGGTCCAGGGCGCCAGCGCCGGCATCATCGGCGCGCTGCTCGGCGCGGCGCTGGGGGCGCTGCTCGCCAGCCAGCTCAACAATCTCATGCCGATTATCGGCGCGCTGCTTGATGGCGCGGCGCTGCCGGTGGCTATCGAGCCGCTCCAGGTGGTCGGTATTGCGCTGGCCGCGATGGCCATTGCGCTGCTTTCTACGCTTTATCCTTCCTGGCGGGCTGCCGCCACTCAACCCGCTGAGGCTTTACGTTATGAATAA
- the lolD gene encoding lipoprotein-releasing ABC transporter ATP-binding protein LolD, which produces MNKILLQCDNLSKRYQEGTVQTDVLHNVSFSVGEGEMMAIVGSSGSGKSTLLHLLGGLDTPTEGDVIFSGQPLSKMSSTAKAELRNRELGFIYQFHHLLPDFTALENVAMPLLIGKKKPAEINARASDMLKAVGLGHRGNHRPSELSGGERQRVAIARALVNNPRLVLADEPTGNLDARNADSIFQLLGELNAAQGTAFLVVTHDLQLAKRMGRQLEMRDGRLNAELTLMGAE; this is translated from the coding sequence ATGAATAAGATCCTGTTGCAGTGCGACAACCTGTCCAAACGCTATCAGGAAGGCACTGTGCAGACCGACGTGTTGCACAATGTGAGTTTTAGCGTGGGCGAAGGCGAGATGATGGCGATTGTCGGCAGCTCTGGCTCCGGTAAAAGTACGTTGCTGCACCTGCTTGGCGGGCTGGACACGCCAACCGAAGGCGATGTGATCTTCTCCGGGCAGCCGCTGAGTAAAATGTCGTCTACGGCGAAAGCCGAGCTGCGTAACCGCGAGCTGGGCTTTATCTATCAGTTCCACCATCTGCTGCCGGACTTTACGGCGCTGGAAAACGTCGCAATGCCGCTGCTGATTGGTAAAAAGAAACCCGCGGAAATTAATGCCCGCGCCAGCGACATGCTAAAAGCGGTAGGGCTGGGTCATCGCGGGAATCACCGTCCGTCTGAGCTTTCCGGCGGTGAGCGTCAGCGTGTGGCCATCGCCCGTGCGCTGGTCAACAACCCGCGCCTGGTGCTGGCGGATGAACCGACAGGTAACCTCGATGCGCGTAACGCAGACAGCATTTTCCAGCTTCTCGGCGAACTGAACGCCGCGCAGGGAACCGCGTTTCTGGTGGTCACCCACGATTTACAACTGGCTAAGCGGATGGGGCGTCAGCTGGAAATGCGCGACGGTCGTCTGAATGCTGAACTGACGCTGATGGGAGCGGAGTAA
- the lolE gene encoding lipoprotein-releasing ABC transporter permease subunit LolE: MASPLSLLIGLRFSRGRRRSGMVSLISVISTIGIALGVAVLIVGLSAMNGFERELNNRILAVVPHGEIEPVNQPWSNWQDAMNKVEKVPGIAAAAPYINFTGLVESGVNLRAIQVKGVNPRQEERLSALPRYVQNGAWANFKAGEQQIIMGKGVADALKVKQGDWVSIMIPNASADHKLQQPKRVRLHVTGILQLSGQLDHSFAMVPLEDARQYLDMSDSVTGIAIKVKDVFNANKLVRDAGSVTNNYVYIKSWIGTYGYMYRDIQMIRAIMYLAMVLVIGVACFNIVSTLVMAVKDKSGDIAVLRTLGAKDGLIRAIFVWYGLLAGLFGSLCGVAIGVVVSLQLTPIINGIEALIGHQFLSGDIYFIDFLPSELHWLDVIYVLVTALLLSLLASWYPARRASRIDPARVLSGQ; the protein is encoded by the coding sequence ATGGCTTCACCGTTATCGTTACTCATCGGGTTACGCTTTAGCCGCGGTCGTCGCCGGAGCGGGATGGTTTCCCTTATCTCCGTGATCTCCACCATCGGTATCGCCCTGGGCGTGGCGGTGCTGATTGTGGGCTTAAGCGCCATGAATGGCTTTGAGCGTGAACTGAATAACCGCATTCTGGCCGTTGTCCCTCACGGTGAAATCGAGCCGGTTAACCAGCCGTGGTCCAACTGGCAGGATGCCATGAACAAAGTGGAAAAGGTGCCCGGTATTGCGGCGGCTGCACCTTACATTAACTTTACCGGGCTGGTAGAGAGCGGGGTAAACCTGCGCGCCATTCAGGTGAAAGGGGTAAATCCTCGTCAGGAAGAGCGTCTGAGCGCGCTGCCGCGCTATGTGCAAAATGGCGCATGGGCAAACTTTAAGGCTGGCGAGCAGCAGATCATCATGGGCAAAGGCGTTGCCGATGCGCTGAAGGTGAAGCAGGGCGACTGGGTCTCGATCATGATCCCGAACGCCAGCGCTGATCACAAATTGCAGCAGCCTAAGCGCGTACGTCTGCACGTCACCGGTATTTTGCAGCTGAGCGGCCAGCTCGATCACAGCTTCGCGATGGTGCCGCTGGAAGATGCACGCCAGTATCTGGATATGAGCGACAGCGTGACGGGCATTGCCATTAAGGTTAAGGACGTCTTCAACGCCAATAAACTGGTGCGTGACGCTGGCAGCGTGACGAATAACTATGTCTACATCAAAAGCTGGATCGGCACTTACGGGTATATGTATCGTGATATCCAGATGATCCGCGCGATTATGTATCTGGCGATGGTGCTGGTGATTGGTGTGGCGTGTTTTAATATCGTCTCGACGCTGGTGATGGCCGTTAAGGATAAGAGCGGCGACATCGCCGTGCTGCGTACCTTAGGGGCGAAAGACGGTCTTATTCGCGCCATCTTCGTCTGGTACGGTTTACTGGCGGGGCTGTTTGGCAGCCTCTGCGGCGTGGCGATCGGCGTGGTGGTTTCCCTTCAGCTGACGCCGATTATCAACGGGATTGAAGCGCTTATTGGCCATCAGTTCCTGTCAGGCGATATCTATTTTATTGACTTCCTGCCGTCTGAACTGCACTGGCTGGACGTTATTTATGTGCTGGTTACAGCACTTTTACTGAGTCTGCTGGCAAGCTGGTATCCGGCGCGTCGCGCTAGCCGAATTGATCCGGCGAGGGTATTAAGTGGCCAGTAA
- the nagK gene encoding N-acetylglucosamine kinase: protein MYYGFDIGGTKIALGVFDKDLKLQWETRVPTPRESYDEFLTAIAALVAQADERFGVKGSVGIGIPGMPETDDGTLYAANVPAASGKPLRADLSALLERDVRLDNDANCFALSEAWDDEFRRFPLVMGLILGTGVGGGIVINGKPITGRSYITGEFGHIRLPVDALEVVGRDFPLTRCGCGQHGCIENYLSGRGFAWLYEHFYHQKLEAPQIITLWEQGDAQAREHVERYLDLLAVCLGNILTIVDPDLLVIGGGLSNFTAITEQLSGRLTRHLLPVARVPRIERARHGDAGGMRGAAFLHLTD from the coding sequence ATGTATTACGGATTTGATATTGGCGGCACCAAGATTGCGCTCGGCGTGTTCGATAAAGATCTTAAGCTACAATGGGAAACCCGCGTCCCCACGCCGCGCGAAAGCTACGATGAATTTTTAACCGCCATTGCCGCACTGGTGGCGCAAGCGGATGAACGCTTTGGCGTCAAAGGCAGCGTTGGCATTGGTATTCCGGGTATGCCCGAAACCGACGATGGCACGCTGTACGCGGCCAACGTGCCTGCCGCCAGCGGCAAACCGCTGCGGGCCGATCTCTCCGCGCTCCTTGAACGCGACGTGCGCTTAGATAACGATGCCAACTGCTTCGCGCTCTCTGAAGCCTGGGATGATGAATTCCGTCGCTTCCCGCTGGTGATGGGGCTGATCCTCGGAACGGGCGTCGGTGGCGGGATTGTCATTAACGGTAAGCCCATTACCGGGCGCAGCTATATTACCGGCGAATTTGGCCATATCCGCCTGCCGGTGGATGCTCTGGAGGTCGTCGGACGTGATTTCCCGCTGACCCGCTGCGGCTGTGGGCAGCACGGCTGTATTGAGAACTACCTATCAGGCCGCGGGTTTGCATGGCTTTACGAACACTTCTATCATCAGAAACTTGAGGCCCCTCAAATCATTACCCTGTGGGAGCAGGGGGATGCGCAGGCGCGTGAGCACGTCGAGCGCTATCTGGATCTGCTGGCGGTGTGTCTGGGGAATATCCTGACTATCGTCGATCCGGATCTGCTGGTGATCGGGGGAGGGCTGTCAAATTTCACTGCGATTACGGAACAGTTGTCCGGGCGTCTGACCCGACATTTATTGCCGGTCGCCCGCGTGCCGCGCATTGAGCGTGCGCGACACGGGGACGCAGGAGGCATGCGCGGAGCCGCATTCCTTCATCTCACCGATTAG
- the cobB gene encoding Sir2 family NAD+-dependent deacetylase — protein MLSRRQGRLSRFRKNKRRLRERLRQRIFFRDRMMPEAMDKPRVVVLTGAGISAESGIQTFRAADGLWEEHRVEDVATPEGFARDPALVQAFYNARRRQLQQPEIAPNAAHLALAKLEEALGDRFLLVTQNIDNLHERAGNHNIIHMHGELLKVRCAWSGQVLEWKEDVLDEDRCHCCQFPSRLRPHVVWFGEMPLGMDEIYSALAMADVFIAIGTSGHVYPAAGFVHEARLQGAHTVELNLEPSQVGSEFEEKHYGLASEVVPAFVDKLLKGL, from the coding sequence ATGCTGTCGCGTCGCCAGGGTCGACTCAGCCGTTTTCGCAAAAATAAACGCCGCTTACGTGAACGACTGCGTCAGCGGATCTTTTTCAGAGACAGGATGATGCCAGAAGCGATGGATAAACCCAGAGTGGTGGTGTTGACCGGGGCGGGGATCTCCGCCGAATCCGGTATTCAGACTTTCCGCGCAGCGGATGGACTGTGGGAAGAACACCGAGTTGAAGATGTGGCGACGCCGGAAGGTTTCGCCCGCGACCCGGCGCTGGTGCAGGCGTTCTACAACGCCCGCCGTCGCCAGCTTCAGCAGCCGGAGATTGCGCCGAATGCGGCGCACCTGGCGCTGGCAAAGCTGGAGGAGGCGCTGGGGGATCGTTTTCTGCTGGTCACGCAGAACATCGACAATCTTCACGAAAGGGCCGGAAACCACAACATCATTCACATGCACGGCGAACTGCTCAAGGTGCGGTGCGCCTGGAGTGGTCAGGTGCTGGAGTGGAAAGAGGACGTGCTGGACGAAGACCGCTGCCACTGCTGTCAGTTCCCTTCGCGTCTGCGTCCGCATGTGGTCTGGTTTGGCGAAATGCCGCTGGGAATGGATGAGATCTACAGCGCCCTGGCCATGGCGGACGTCTTTATCGCCATTGGTACTTCGGGACATGTCTATCCGGCGGCGGGATTTGTTCACGAAGCGCGACTTCAAGGTGCCCATACGGTGGAGCTTAATCTGGAGCCAAGCCAGGTCGGGAGTGAGTTTGAAGAGAAACATTACGGTCTGGCGAGCGAGGTGGTGCCAGCCTTTGTGGATAAACTCCTGAAGGGGCTATAA
- the potD gene encoding spermidine/putrescine ABC transporter substrate-binding protein PotD: MKKMLAAAALVLGMGAAHADDSKTLYFYNWTEYVPPGLLEQFTKETGIKVIYSTYESNETMYAKLKTYKDGAYDLVVPSTYFVDKMRKEGMIQKIDKTKLTNFSNLDPEMLNKPFDPNNDYSIPYIWGATAIGINSDAIDPKTVSSWADLWKPEYKSSLLLTDDAREVFQVALRKLGYSGNTTDPKEIEAAYNELKKLMPNVAAFNSDNPANPYMEGEVNLGMVWNGSAFVARQAGTPLEVVWPKEGGIFWMDSLAIPANAKNVEGALKLINFLLRPDVAKEVAETIGYPTPNLAARKLLSPEVANDKSLYPDAETISKGEWQNDVGDASRLYEEYYQKLKAGR; the protein is encoded by the coding sequence ATGAAAAAAATGCTTGCCGCTGCGGCACTGGTGCTCGGAATGGGCGCTGCGCATGCTGATGACAGCAAAACGCTCTATTTCTACAACTGGACCGAGTATGTGCCGCCGGGCCTGCTGGAGCAGTTCACCAAAGAGACAGGCATCAAGGTGATCTATTCGACCTACGAGTCGAATGAAACCATGTACGCCAAGCTCAAAACCTATAAAGATGGCGCGTATGACCTGGTGGTGCCGTCGACCTATTTCGTCGACAAGATGCGCAAAGAAGGCATGATCCAGAAGATCGACAAAACGAAGCTAACCAATTTTTCTAACCTCGATCCTGAGATGCTAAACAAGCCGTTCGACCCGAACAACGACTACTCCATTCCGTACATCTGGGGCGCGACGGCAATTGGCATCAACAGCGATGCCATTGATCCCAAAACGGTTTCATCCTGGGCTGACCTGTGGAAGCCGGAATACAAAAGCAGCCTGCTGTTAACCGACGATGCGCGCGAAGTGTTCCAGGTGGCGCTGCGTAAACTCGGCTATTCCGGCAACACCACCGATCCGAAAGAAATCGAAGCAGCGTATAACGAACTGAAAAAGCTGATGCCAAACGTGGCGGCGTTCAACTCGGATAACCCGGCTAACCCGTATATGGAAGGTGAAGTGAATCTGGGGATGGTCTGGAACGGCTCTGCGTTTGTGGCGCGTCAGGCCGGGACGCCGCTTGAGGTGGTCTGGCCGAAAGAGGGCGGCATCTTCTGGATGGACAGCCTCGCGATCCCGGCGAATGCGAAAAACGTCGAGGGTGCCCTGAAGCTGATCAACTTCCTGCTGCGCCCGGATGTGGCAAAAGAGGTGGCGGAAACTATCGGCTACCCGACGCCAAACCTGGCCGCACGGAAGCTTTTAAGCCCTGAAGTGGCAAATGATAAATCGCTTTATCCGGACGCTGAAACCATCAGCAAAGGGGAATGGCAGAACGACGTCGGTGACGCGAGCCGCCTGTATGAAGAATATTATCAGAAGCTAAAAGCAGGCCGTTAA
- the potC gene encoding spermidine/putrescine ABC transporter permease PotC has translation MIGRLLRGGFMTAIYAYLYIPIIILIVNSFNSSRFGINWQGFTTKWYGLLMNNDSLLQAAQHSLTMAVFSATFATLIGSLTAVALYRYRFRGKPFVSGMLFVVMMSPDIVMAISLLVLFMLLGVQLGFWSLLFSHITFCLPFVVVTVYARLKGFDVRMLEAAKDLGASEMTILRKIILPLAMPAVAAGWLLSFTLSMDDVVVSSFVTGPSYEILPLKIYSMVKVGVSPEVNALATILLVLSLVLVIASQVIARDKTKSQGTQK, from the coding sequence ATGATCGGTCGACTGCTTCGCGGTGGTTTTATGACCGCCATTTATGCGTATCTTTATATTCCGATAATCATTTTGATCGTGAACTCCTTTAACAGCTCGCGCTTCGGGATCAACTGGCAAGGGTTTACCACCAAATGGTATGGCCTGCTGATGAACAATGACAGCCTGCTACAGGCCGCTCAGCACTCGCTGACGATGGCGGTATTCTCTGCCACCTTCGCGACGCTGATTGGCTCGTTGACCGCCGTGGCGCTGTACCGCTACCGTTTTCGCGGTAAGCCGTTCGTCAGTGGCATGCTGTTTGTGGTGATGATGTCCCCGGATATCGTGATGGCCATTTCACTGCTGGTGCTGTTTATGCTGCTGGGCGTCCAGCTCGGTTTCTGGTCGCTGCTGTTCTCGCATATCACCTTCTGTCTGCCGTTTGTGGTGGTAACCGTCTACGCGCGTCTGAAAGGGTTCGACGTACGCATGCTGGAAGCGGCGAAAGATCTGGGTGCCAGCGAGATGACCATTCTGCGCAAAATCATTCTGCCGCTGGCGATGCCCGCCGTGGCAGCAGGATGGCTGCTCAGCTTTACCCTGTCGATGGACGACGTGGTCGTGTCCTCCTTCGTCACCGGGCCGAGCTATGAAATTCTGCCGTTGAAGATCTACTCAATGGTTAAAGTCGGTGTTTCACCCGAAGTGAACGCGCTGGCGACTATTCTGTTGGTGTTATCGCTGGTTCTGGTGATTGCCAGCCAGGTTATTGCTCGTGATAAAACAAAATCTCAGGGGACACAGAAATGA
- the potB gene encoding spermidine/putrescine ABC transporter permease PotB: MKNTSKFQNVVIATIVGWLVLFVFLPNLMIIVTSFLTRDDANFVAMVFTLDNYARLLDPLYFDVLLHSLNMALIATLACLVLGYPFAWFLARLPQKVRPLLLFLLIVPFWTNSLIRIYGLKIFLSTKGYLNEFLLWLGVIETPIRIMFTPGAVIVGLVYILLPFMVMPLYSSIEKLDKPLLEAAKDLGASKLQTFVRIIIPLTMPGIIAGCLLVMLPAMGLFYVSDLMGGAKNLLIGNVIKSQFLNIRDWPFGSATSITLTVVMGLMLLVYWRASRLLNKKVELE, from the coding sequence ATGAAGAACACAAGTAAGTTCCAGAATGTGGTGATTGCCACGATCGTCGGTTGGCTTGTGTTGTTTGTCTTTCTTCCCAACCTGATGATCATCGTGACCAGCTTCCTGACCCGCGACGACGCGAACTTCGTGGCGATGGTCTTTACGCTGGACAACTACGCGCGCCTGCTCGATCCGCTCTATTTTGACGTGCTGCTGCACTCGCTCAATATGGCGCTGATTGCCACCCTCGCCTGCCTGGTACTGGGGTATCCGTTCGCCTGGTTCCTGGCCCGCCTGCCGCAAAAAGTGCGGCCGCTGCTGCTGTTTTTACTGATTGTGCCGTTCTGGACCAACTCGTTAATCCGCATCTACGGGCTGAAAATCTTCCTCAGCACCAAAGGTTATCTGAACGAGTTTCTGCTGTGGCTGGGGGTGATCGAGACGCCGATCCGCATCATGTTCACCCCGGGCGCGGTGATTGTCGGCCTGGTCTATATCCTGCTGCCGTTTATGGTGATGCCGCTCTACTCCAGCATTGAAAAGCTCGATAAACCGCTGCTGGAAGCAGCGAAAGACCTGGGCGCCAGTAAGTTACAAACCTTTGTCCGCATCATTATTCCGCTGACCATGCCGGGTATTATCGCCGGCTGTCTGCTGGTAATGCTGCCTGCGATGGGGCTGTTCTACGTCTCGGACCTGATGGGCGGGGCGAAAAACCTGCTGATCGGTAACGTGATTAAGAGCCAGTTCCTTAACATTCGCGACTGGCCGTTCGGCTCGGCCACCAGCATAACGCTGACGGTGGTGATGGGGCTGATGCTGCTGGTTTACTGGCGTGCCTCACGCCTGCTGAATAAGAAGGTGGAGCTGGAATGA
- the potA gene encoding spermidine/putrescine ABC transporter ATP-binding protein PotA: MRRLYGTARKLNTQPRSLSPLVQLERIRKSFDGKDVISDLNLTINDGEFLTLLGPSGCGKTTVLRLIAGLESVDNGHIHLENQDITQVPAEDRHVNTVFQSYALFPHMTVFENVAFGLRMQKTPASEIPPRVTEALRMVQLEAFAQRKPHQLSGGQQQRVAIARAVVNKPRLLLLDESLSALDYKLRKQMQNELKALQRKLGITFVFVTHDQEEALTMSDRIVVMRDGKIEQDGTPREIYEEPKNLFVASFIGEINIFNATVIERLDEQRVRANVEGRECNITVNFAVEKGQRLNVLLRPEDLRVDEIHDTADVEGLIGYVRERNYKGMTLESVVELENGKMVMVSEFFNEDDPDFDHSLDQKMVINWVESWEVVLADEEHK; this comes from the coding sequence CTGAGGCGTCTATATGGGACAGCGCGAAAATTGAATACACAACCCCGTTCCCTTTCACCGCTGGTGCAACTGGAACGAATTCGTAAAAGTTTCGATGGCAAAGATGTCATTTCCGACCTTAATCTGACCATCAATGACGGTGAGTTTCTCACGCTGCTCGGCCCCTCCGGCTGCGGCAAAACCACCGTCCTGCGCCTTATCGCCGGGCTGGAAAGCGTCGATAACGGCCATATCCATCTTGAGAACCAGGACATTACCCAGGTTCCTGCCGAAGATCGCCACGTCAATACCGTCTTTCAGAGCTATGCCCTGTTCCCGCACATGACCGTGTTTGAGAACGTGGCGTTTGGCCTGCGGATGCAAAAAACACCGGCCAGCGAGATCCCGCCTCGGGTTACCGAAGCCCTGCGCATGGTGCAGCTGGAGGCATTCGCCCAGCGCAAGCCTCATCAACTTTCCGGTGGTCAGCAGCAGCGTGTGGCCATTGCCCGCGCCGTGGTCAACAAACCTCGCCTGCTCCTGCTGGATGAATCCCTTTCCGCGCTGGACTACAAGCTGCGCAAGCAGATGCAGAACGAGCTGAAAGCACTTCAGCGTAAGCTCGGCATTACGTTCGTGTTTGTCACGCACGATCAGGAAGAAGCCCTGACCATGTCAGACCGTATCGTGGTGATGCGCGACGGCAAGATTGAGCAGGATGGCACCCCGCGTGAAATTTACGAAGAGCCGAAAAACCTGTTCGTCGCCAGCTTCATTGGTGAAATCAATATTTTCAACGCCACGGTGATTGAGCGTCTGGACGAGCAGCGCGTGCGCGCGAACGTGGAAGGCCGCGAATGCAACATCACGGTGAACTTTGCCGTGGAAAAGGGGCAAAGGCTCAACGTCCTGCTGCGTCCGGAAGATCTCCGCGTTGATGAGATCCACGACACGGCTGACGTCGAAGGTCTGATCGGTTACGTTCGCGAACGTAACTACAAAGGGATGACCCTCGAATCCGTGGTCGAACTGGAAAACGGTAAAATGGTGATGGTCAGCGAATTCTTTAACGAGGACGATCCGGACTTCGACCACTCGCTGGATCAGAAAATGGTCATCAACTGGGTAGAAAGCTGGGAGGTTGTACTGGCTGATGAAGAACACAAGTAA